Proteins encoded within one genomic window of Brassica rapa cultivar Chiifu-401-42 chromosome A09, CAAS_Brap_v3.01, whole genome shotgun sequence:
- the LOC103843815 gene encoding ATPase ARSA2 has translation MASDMPEATVQNILDQDSLKWVFVGGKGGVGKTTCSSILSICLARVRSSVLIISTDPAHNLSDAFQQRFTKSPTLVQGFSNLFAMEVDPTVETDDLAGPEGMDSLFSDLANAIPGIDEAMSFAEMLKLVQTMDYATIVFDTAPTGHTLRLLQFPATLEKGLSKLMSLKSRFGGLMNQMSRMFGMEDEFGEDALLGRLEGLKDVIEQVNRQFKDPDLTTFVCVCIPEFLSLYETERLVQELAKFEIDTHNIIINQVLYDDEDVESKLLRARMRMQQKYLDQFYMLYDDFNITKLPLLPEEVTGVEALKAFSDKFLTPYHPTTSRSNVEELERKVHTLRLQLKTAEEELERIKS, from the exons ATGGCGTCGGATATGCCGGAGGCGACAGTGCAGAACATTCTGGATCAAGATTCTCTAAAATGGGTATTCGTGGGTGGGAAAGGAGGCGTTGGGAAGACCACATGCAGTTCCATCCTCTCTATTTGTCTCGCTAGGGTTCGATCCTCCGTCCTCATCATCTCCACCGACCCCGCTCACAATCTCAGCGACGCCTTTCAGCAGCGCTTCACTAAATCCCCCACTTTGGTTCAAGGCTTCTCCAATCTCTTTGCCATG GAGGTGGATCCTACAGTTGAAACTGATGACTTGGCTGGCCCTGAAGGGATGGATAGTTTATTCTCTGATTTGGCCAATGCCATTCCTGGTATCGATGAGGCCATGAGTTTCGCTGAGATGCTCAA GTTGGTCCAAACTATGGATTATGCAACTATTGTCTTTGACACCGCTCCTACTGGTCACACTCTCCGTCTCTTGCAGTTCCCCGCCACTCTTGAGAAGGGCCTTTCCAAATTGATGTCCTTGAAGAGTCGCTTTGGTGGCTTGATGAATCAG ATGAGCCGTATGTTTGGCATGGAAGATGAGTTTGGGGAGGATGCTCTCTTGGGAAGACTTGAGGGCTTGAAGGATGTCATTGAACAAGTTAATCGCCAGTTTAAAGACCCG GATTTGACAACGTTCGTCTGTGTCTGCATCCCTGAGTTCTTGTCTCTCTATGAAACGGAGAGATTAGTTCAGGAACTCGCAAAGTTTGAGATCGACACGCATAACATCATCATCAACCAAGTACTCTACGATGACGAAG ATGTGGAATCCAAGTTGCTCAGAGCAAGGATGCGAATGCAGCAGAAGTACCTTGATCAGTTTTATATGCTATACGATGACTTCAATATCACAAAACTTCCTCTGCTTCCCGAAGAG GTGACAGGGGTGGAAGCGTTAAAGGCATTCTCGGATAAGTTCTTGACGCCGTACCATCCAACGACAAGCAGAAGCAATGTAGAAGAGCTGGAGAGGAAAGTACACACATTGCGTCTGCAGTTGAAAACAGCGGAAGAAGAACTGGAACGGATCAAGAGTTGA